One Pseudodesulfovibrio cashew DNA window includes the following coding sequences:
- a CDS encoding Hpt domain-containing protein: MTKFTVTVDAMLEPIMDRYLELRREELLLMEQAAEAGDAEDVRMLGHRLKGTGASYGFARLTELGAAIEDAGKTGAMDLAKPLIAEVRGYLDNVSVVFEERG, encoded by the coding sequence ATGACGAAATTTACGGTAACCGTGGACGCCATGCTCGAGCCGATCATGGATCGGTATCTCGAACTGCGGCGGGAGGAACTCCTGCTCATGGAGCAGGCAGCCGAAGCGGGGGACGCGGAGGACGTGCGGATGCTGGGCCATAGGCTCAAGGGCACTGGCGCGTCCTACGGATTCGCCAGGCTCACCGAGTTGGGCGCGGCCATTGAGGATGCCGGCAAGACTGGAGCCATGGACCTTGCAAAGCCGCTCATTGCCGAGGTCCGGGGCTATCTGGACAACGTCTCGGTAGTTTTCGAGGAAAGGGGCTGA
- a CDS encoding glycosyltransferase produces MRILMFAVNDPAGTAIQFAKAVNRHSAHSVRLITLETRYTHAWEKDLHVPDLGPDGMEEIRILMEEADVFHFHMTCDERQPFGPYRPIDFLQGKAVVHHHHGHHEFRSHPEVFQAKYRERGRSNLLVSTPDLLKLLPGARWQPNLVPIDDPLFKPLGGRFDDPGRLKVCHSPTRRDLKNTKEFLRAVSNLARRKVHLNVDLIDDVPNDQCLTRKRRCHVLFDHMQGYYGVSSLEGLSQGLAVIAGLDVWNRDRIVEFTGTSDLPWVTARTQQELEARLNELSADLGLCQAMGDEGRRFMEKYWSDRLVALRLVEFYEGL; encoded by the coding sequence GTGCGCATTCTCATGTTTGCCGTCAATGATCCGGCCGGGACCGCCATCCAGTTCGCCAAGGCCGTCAACAGGCACAGCGCGCATTCCGTGCGCCTGATCACGCTGGAGACCCGCTACACCCACGCCTGGGAAAAGGACCTGCACGTGCCGGACCTGGGGCCGGACGGCATGGAGGAGATTCGCATTCTCATGGAGGAGGCGGACGTCTTCCACTTCCACATGACCTGCGACGAGCGGCAGCCTTTCGGGCCGTACCGGCCAATCGACTTCCTTCAGGGCAAGGCCGTGGTTCATCATCATCACGGACATCACGAATTTCGCTCACACCCGGAGGTGTTCCAGGCCAAGTACAGGGAGCGGGGCAGGAGCAATCTCCTCGTTTCCACGCCCGACCTGCTCAAACTGCTCCCCGGGGCGCGCTGGCAGCCCAACCTCGTGCCCATCGACGATCCGTTGTTCAAGCCGCTGGGCGGCCGTTTCGACGATCCCGGCAGGTTGAAGGTGTGTCATTCTCCCACCCGCAGAGACCTCAAGAACACCAAGGAGTTCCTGAGAGCCGTGAGCAATCTGGCCAGGCGAAAGGTGCATCTGAACGTGGACCTGATCGACGATGTGCCCAACGACCAGTGTCTGACCCGCAAGCGGCGCTGCCACGTGCTCTTCGACCACATGCAGGGGTATTACGGCGTGAGCAGCCTGGAGGGATTGTCCCAGGGGCTGGCGGTCATAGCCGGGCTCGACGTCTGGAACCGGGACCGCATCGTCGAGTTCACCGGGACGAGCGACCTGCCATGGGTCACGGCCCGCACCCAGCAGGAGTTGGAGGCTCGCCTGAACGAACTGAGCGCTGACCTGGGGCTTTGCCAGGCCATGGGCGACGAGGGGCGGCGCTTCATGGAGAAGTATTGGTCCGACAGGCTGGTGGCCCTGCGCCTTGTGGAATTTTACGAAGGGCTGTGA
- a CDS encoding AMIN domain-containing protein — MSDTRWQYIAPTVLAVLVFAAGLILPCAAQAGTGADETSGWVRMTVDPTVLPPVQPPLMPEENASGTASEADAPQAAVPNLPKEGGEGDLPPEPVPGEMPEPTAQPAPAPAPEPAPAASAEQPEPAVPVVSPEPATPETMGSGVVSSVKAAYAGNSLVLTVSCDRPTADTGYVNLDGPRRLVLDLVGKWTVKTRNVVRLPGGKVKYVVLGEHPDKLRLVVHFRTPPAGRLTPRFTPGTNRLVITIPLP, encoded by the coding sequence ATGTCCGATACCCGCTGGCAATACATCGCACCGACCGTTCTCGCCGTCCTTGTCTTTGCGGCGGGGCTGATTCTGCCGTGTGCGGCGCAAGCCGGGACAGGTGCGGACGAGACCTCCGGCTGGGTCCGGATGACCGTGGACCCCACGGTCCTGCCGCCTGTGCAGCCGCCGCTTATGCCCGAGGAGAACGCGTCCGGCACCGCTTCCGAAGCCGATGCACCCCAGGCTGCCGTGCCGAATCTCCCGAAGGAGGGCGGAGAGGGCGACCTGCCGCCAGAACCCGTCCCCGGGGAAATGCCGGAGCCGACCGCACAACCGGCACCCGCTCCCGCCCCGGAACCGGCACCCGCCGCTTCGGCCGAGCAGCCTGAACCCGCTGTCCCGGTCGTGTCACCGGAACCTGCCACTCCAGAAACGATGGGGAGTGGAGTGGTCTCTTCAGTCAAGGCGGCCTATGCGGGCAATTCTCTGGTGCTGACCGTGTCCTGCGACAGGCCTACCGCCGACACGGGATACGTGAACCTGGACGGCCCGCGTCGTCTGGTGCTCGATCTGGTCGGCAAATGGACCGTCAAGACCCGCAACGTGGTCCGGCTGCCCGGCGGCAAGGTCAAGTACGTGGTTCTCGGCGAACATCCGGACAAGCTGCGTCTGGTCGTGCACTTTCGCACCCCGCCAGCAGGCCGGCTTACGCCTCGCTTCACCCCCGGCACAAACCGGCTCGTCATCACCATCCCTCTCCCGTAG
- the pstB gene encoding phosphate ABC transporter ATP-binding protein PstB, with product MTTTIKAASTNLDFYYGDFKALEDISIEFELNRVTALIGPSGCGKSTYIRCINRMNDLINGTRVEGRLTLDGEDIYAPGIDVVSLRRRIGMVFQKPNPFPKTIFENVAYGLRVNGISDKQFLEARVEESLRGAALWDEVKDRMHTSALGLSGGQQQRLCIARALAIEPEVLLMDEPASALDPIATQKIEDLIHELKKEFTIIIVTHSMQQAARVSDRTAFFYMGKLIEVGDTKTMFTNPANKQTEDYITGRFG from the coding sequence ATGACGACAACAATCAAAGCGGCTTCCACAAACCTTGACTTCTATTACGGCGATTTCAAGGCACTGGAAGACATCAGCATCGAATTCGAGCTCAATCGGGTCACGGCCCTCATCGGTCCGTCCGGTTGCGGCAAATCCACTTACATACGTTGCATCAATCGCATGAACGACCTGATCAACGGGACGCGGGTCGAGGGCAGGCTGACTCTGGACGGGGAGGACATCTACGCCCCCGGTATCGACGTGGTCTCCCTGCGGAGGCGCATCGGCATGGTCTTTCAGAAGCCCAACCCGTTCCCCAAGACCATCTTCGAAAACGTGGCCTACGGGCTGCGGGTCAACGGCATCAGCGACAAGCAGTTCCTTGAGGCGCGGGTGGAGGAATCTCTGCGCGGCGCGGCCCTGTGGGACGAGGTCAAGGACCGCATGCACACCTCGGCCCTGGGGCTTTCCGGAGGCCAGCAGCAGCGGCTGTGCATCGCACGGGCCCTGGCCATTGAGCCCGAGGTCCTGCTCATGGACGAGCCCGCCTCGGCCCTGGACCCCATCGCCACCCAGAAGATCGAGGACCTGATTCACGAGCTGAAGAAGGAATTCACCATCATCATCGTCACCCACTCCATGCAGCAGGCCGCGCGCGTGTCCGACCGCACCGCCTTCTTCTACATGGGCAAGCTCATCGAGGTGGGGGACACCAAGACCATGTTCACCAATCCCGCCAACAAGCAGACCGAGGACTACATCACGGGCCGCTTCGGTTAG
- the phoU gene encoding phosphate signaling complex protein PhoU, with the protein MEQRAHFSKKLEDLKVKVLRMAALSESAVHKAIKAYLENDADLAEEVVIGDDVINEMEDEIDNFSLELLALDQPMAVDLRTIVGAQRITVNLERLGDEAVNLAHRAIFLSTRPPLPHNPKMESLATISKTMLSDAFKAYVDDDVALAGQICRMDDKADDLNIAILRQLVSEMVSESRIVERGVHAIMGARHMERIADLATNVAESVVFIVEGTSMKHSCKG; encoded by the coding sequence ATGGAACAACGCGCACATTTTTCCAAGAAGCTGGAGGACCTCAAGGTCAAAGTCCTGCGCATGGCGGCCCTTTCCGAATCGGCCGTGCACAAGGCCATCAAGGCCTATCTCGAGAACGACGCCGACCTGGCCGAGGAGGTCGTGATCGGCGACGACGTCATCAACGAGATGGAGGACGAGATCGACAACTTTTCCCTGGAGCTGCTCGCACTGGATCAGCCCATGGCCGTTGATCTGCGGACCATCGTCGGGGCCCAGCGGATCACCGTGAACCTGGAGCGGCTCGGCGACGAGGCCGTCAACCTGGCACACCGGGCCATTTTCCTGTCCACGAGGCCGCCCCTGCCGCACAACCCCAAGATGGAGTCTCTGGCCACCATCTCCAAGACCATGCTTTCCGATGCCTTCAAGGCTTACGTGGACGACGACGTGGCCCTGGCCGGGCAGATCTGCCGCATGGACGACAAGGCGGATGACCTCAATATCGCCATCCTGCGACAGTTGGTCAGCGAAATGGTTTCCGAGTCCCGCATTGTGGAGCGGGGAGTGCACGCCATCATGGGTGCCCGTCACATGGAGCGCATCGCCGACCTGGCTACCAACGTGGCAGAATCCGTGGTCTTCATTGTCGAAGGCACGAGCATGAAGCACTCCTGCAAGGGGTAG